One Bacillota bacterium DNA window includes the following coding sequences:
- a CDS encoding ABC transporter substrate-binding protein: MASRRSNTSRVVLLVGVIVVLAAVLLVVNIIQKRSSVTTIGIMQIIEHPALDAAKKGFIDGLAEEGLVEGDDLKFESQSAQGDMATAQSIAQKFVSEKVDMILAIATPTAQAAAKATTEIPILITAVTDPVAAELVEAIDRPGTNVTGTSDLTPVAKQLELLKQLVPAAQRVGIVYNAGETNSVVQVDLAKQAASSLGIEIVEATASSTSGVYEAAQSLVGRVDAIYVPTDNTVVSALESVIKVAEERAIPLIVGEEDGVRRGALATVGIDYYALGKQTAKMAVKVLKEGAKPSEMPIEYQEDVRLVVNLKAAEKMGVTVPETLIQQAYEVIR, translated from the coding sequence ATGGCTTCCAGGAGATCGAACACATCGCGAGTGGTCCTGCTCGTTGGGGTCATCGTGGTACTTGCAGCCGTGCTATTGGTCGTGAACATCATTCAGAAGAGGTCCAGTGTGACGACTATCGGAATCATGCAGATCATAGAGCATCCCGCCCTCGACGCGGCCAAGAAAGGGTTCATTGACGGCCTTGCGGAGGAGGGTCTCGTGGAGGGCGACGATCTCAAGTTCGAATCCCAGAGCGCCCAGGGCGACATGGCAACCGCACAATCCATAGCGCAGAAATTCGTGAGCGAGAAAGTGGACATGATCTTGGCGATCGCTACGCCGACTGCCCAGGCCGCGGCCAAGGCGACGACGGAGATTCCCATACTCATCACCGCAGTGACGGATCCTGTCGCTGCCGAGCTCGTGGAGGCCATCGACCGTCCGGGCACGAACGTCACGGGCACCTCGGACCTCACGCCGGTTGCGAAGCAACTGGAGTTGCTGAAGCAGCTGGTGCCGGCCGCCCAGAGGGTGGGCATCGTCTACAACGCCGGCGAGACGAACTCAGTGGTTCAGGTGGACTTGGCGAAACAAGCTGCGTCGAGTCTGGGGATCGAGATCGTGGAGGCGACTGCGAGCTCAACGAGCGGAGTATATGAGGCGGCTCAGTCTCTTGTTGGCAGGGTTGACGCCATCTACGTGCCGACCGACAACACGGTCGTATCGGCGCTGGAGTCCGTGATCAAAGTTGCGGAGGAGCGAGCGATACCGCTCATCGTGGGAGAGGAAGACGGCGTGAGGCGGGGCGCCCTTGCGACGGTCGGCATAGACTACTACGCGCTAGGGAAGCAGACCGCGAAGATGGCGGTGAAAGTTCTCAAAGAGGGGGCCAAACCCTCTGAGATGCCCATCGAGTACCAGGAAGACGTGCGGCTGGTCGTGAACCTCAAGGCCGCCGAGAAGATGGGCGTCACGGTTCCCGAGACTCTGATACAACAGGCTTATGAGGTGATACGGTAG
- a CDS encoding Lrp/AsnC family transcriptional regulator has product MNDVVVLDKLDKEILSCIQRDGRMPFTAIAEKLNVAEGTVRKRVARLLEEGVARITGVVDPFRLGMNFVAMVGISVEGDSPERVVAELVKLPEVRYVAICTGAYDIMVEVVLKSNNELYAFLTHKLRRVPGISGSQTSLVLKVCKESSAWNGWTGIEEEGGSHGRDGLSDVAASG; this is encoded by the coding sequence GTGAACGATGTTGTCGTGCTGGATAAGCTCGACAAGGAGATCCTGTCGTGCATCCAGCGGGACGGTCGCATGCCTTTCACGGCCATAGCCGAGAAGCTGAATGTGGCGGAGGGCACGGTGAGGAAACGCGTCGCGCGCCTTCTCGAGGAGGGGGTGGCCCGGATCACGGGTGTGGTAGACCCGTTCCGCCTGGGAATGAACTTCGTTGCCATGGTCGGAATAAGCGTGGAGGGCGACTCCCCGGAACGCGTGGTCGCTGAGCTCGTGAAGTTGCCTGAGGTGAGGTACGTTGCGATCTGCACTGGCGCGTACGACATCATGGTGGAGGTCGTGCTCAAGTCCAATAACGAACTTTACGCTTTCCTCACGCACAAGCTGCGAAGAGTGCCGGGCATATCGGGGTCACAGACCTCGCTGGTTCTCAAAGTGTGCAAGGAAAGCTCGGCGTGGAACGGGTGGACCGGCATCGAGGAGGAGGGTGGAAGCCATGGACGAGACGGACTATCCGACGTGGCGGCCTCGGGATGA
- a CDS encoding ATP-binding cassette domain-containing protein, with amino-acid sequence MVKLTHLRKTFLPGTTNGRMALRDVSLELAPGDFVTIIGSNGAGKSTLLNAVAGVFPVDEGTIVIDGQDVTVLPEHERAPIIGRVFQDPMQGTAGSMSIEENLSMAAKRGERRRLRRGVTQKDRESFKEYLSLLGLGLENRLSDPVRLLSGGQRQALALLMATIREPKLLLLDEHAAALDPRTAQDILALTDRLVRRHGLTVMMVTHNLRHALAYGNRTIMMHEGEIVLDVGGPERSVMTVADLLERFHATRGERLLDDRILLEV; translated from the coding sequence ATGGTAAAGTTGACGCACCTTCGCAAAACGTTCCTGCCAGGAACGACTAACGGCAGGATGGCGCTTCGCGACGTATCTCTGGAGCTTGCCCCCGGAGACTTCGTTACCATAATAGGCAGCAACGGAGCGGGGAAGTCCACGCTGCTGAACGCGGTGGCGGGAGTCTTCCCAGTGGACGAGGGCACCATCGTCATAGACGGCCAGGATGTCACGGTTCTTCCGGAACACGAACGTGCTCCCATCATAGGGCGAGTCTTCCAGGATCCGATGCAGGGGACGGCAGGCTCAATGTCCATCGAGGAGAACCTCTCGATGGCCGCGAAAAGGGGCGAGCGGAGGCGCCTTCGGAGGGGGGTCACGCAGAAGGATCGCGAATCCTTCAAGGAGTATCTCTCCCTCCTTGGCCTGGGATTGGAGAACAGGCTTTCCGATCCTGTGAGGTTGCTCTCAGGCGGCCAGCGCCAAGCCCTTGCCCTCTTGATGGCCACGATAAGGGAGCCGAAGCTCTTGCTCCTCGATGAGCATGCCGCAGCCCTGGATCCGAGAACGGCCCAGGACATCCTTGCCCTCACAGACCGGCTCGTGAGGCGCCACGGGCTCACGGTGATGATGGTCACGCACAACCTCCGCCACGCGCTGGCGTATGGGAATCGCACCATCATGATGCACGAAGGCGAGATAGTGCTCGACGTAGGCGGGCCGGAGAGGTCGGTCATGACCGTGGCCGACCTTCTGGAGCGGTTCCACGCCACCCGTGGCGAGAGACTGCTTGACGACAGGATACTCCTCGAGGTGTAG
- a CDS encoding ATP-grasp domain-containing protein — protein MGFVVGLAYNLKKDCPRSEILVEDADAEFEEQATVDRIAKALRAAGHRVVMMPYGPGLLSKLQRDHVDIVFNIAEGWDGRCREAIVPAILESLGIPYTGSDPLTLAVCLDKAVTKAIVSSYGVPTPKAVKIESAADLPEYVDEEFPLFVKPAYEGSSKGVRHSSKVNTREELVDMVNWITGTYRQPALVEEFLPGREFTVGILGNRQLETFPIMEVRPSLEIEPESFVYCYDTKHNNLEKFLCPAPISDELAGRILDVAIRSFRVLECRDLARVDVRLDGAGNPHFLEINPLPGLSTVSLFPIVAMAGGVSFEDLVRRILETAATRVNLRARKAAQEAVTRRSRSALARS, from the coding sequence ATGGGATTTGTGGTAGGTCTTGCCTACAACCTCAAGAAGGATTGTCCCAGGTCCGAGATATTGGTCGAAGACGCTGACGCCGAGTTTGAGGAACAGGCAACGGTAGACCGAATAGCAAAGGCCCTTCGGGCCGCGGGGCACCGCGTCGTGATGATGCCGTACGGTCCGGGGCTTCTTTCCAAGTTGCAGCGTGACCATGTCGACATCGTCTTCAACATCGCCGAAGGATGGGATGGCAGGTGTCGTGAAGCCATCGTCCCGGCGATACTGGAATCGCTCGGAATTCCGTATACCGGATCAGACCCGCTCACGCTCGCGGTGTGCCTCGACAAGGCCGTGACAAAGGCCATCGTTTCATCTTACGGAGTTCCGACGCCCAAGGCGGTCAAGATCGAATCAGCCGCGGATCTGCCCGAATACGTCGACGAGGAATTCCCTCTCTTCGTGAAACCGGCCTACGAAGGTTCCAGCAAAGGCGTGAGGCACTCGTCCAAGGTCAACACCAGAGAAGAGCTTGTGGACATGGTGAACTGGATAACCGGAACCTACCGGCAACCAGCTCTCGTGGAAGAGTTCCTTCCAGGGCGCGAGTTCACCGTGGGCATACTGGGCAATCGTCAACTCGAGACGTTCCCCATCATGGAAGTGAGACCTTCTTTGGAGATCGAACCCGAGTCGTTCGTGTACTGCTATGACACGAAGCACAACAACCTCGAGAAGTTCCTGTGTCCCGCGCCCATCTCCGACGAATTGGCGGGCAGGATCCTCGATGTGGCCATAAGGTCTTTCCGGGTGCTGGAATGCAGAGATCTCGCACGCGTCGACGTGCGACTGGATGGCGCAGGCAACCCGCACTTCCTGGAGATCAATCCGCTGCCAGGCCTTTCGACGGTGAGCCTCTTCCCGATAGTCGCGATGGCGGGCGGGGTATCCTTTGAGGACCTGGTGAGAAGGATCCTCGAGACCGCGGCGACGAGGGTGAATCTCCGGGCGCGCAAGGCGGCGCAGGAGGCCGTCACGCGGCGTTCCCGCTCCGCTCTGGCCCGGTCCTGA
- the glgA gene encoding glycogen synthase GlgA has translation MLQELDETYRILVASPEVAPFAKTGGLADVAGSLPKALAVMGNDVRVVMPRYRGITDVRTICDFPVWVGWRKATAILREGVIRARLNGAERLVPVYFIDNYHYFDRDNMYMYFDEAERFSFFSRAILEMIRYLGWAPHIIHCNDWQTGPVPLLLREQYSRDPFYQGIATVFTIHNLQYQGNYPKDTLHLLGLGDEYFTPERIEFYGDVSFMKAGILYADVINTVSKTYAKEIQTPEFGQRMDGVLRTRARDLHGILNGLNYHEFNPETDARIYRNYGVGNIEDKKENKYALQRDMNLPASTSPLLGVVSRLVDQKGLDLIADAMDEMMRMDLQFVLLGTGDPYYENLFRSLRQRHPDNMAVEIGFNVVLAQRIYAGCDMFLMPSRFEPGGLGQLIAMRYGTVPIVRGTGGLADTVTNYEPERQAGNGFTFAEYSPGALLDAVGRAIEVYNDKRRWAALVENVMRHDFSWNRSAAEYMGLYGIARNKLEAVPVPA, from the coding sequence ATGTTACAGGAACTGGACGAAACCTACAGGATTCTCGTGGCCTCCCCTGAGGTCGCGCCATTTGCGAAGACCGGAGGGCTTGCGGACGTGGCGGGGTCGCTCCCGAAAGCCCTAGCGGTCATGGGAAACGACGTGAGAGTCGTCATGCCCCGTTACAGGGGAATCACTGATGTCAGAACCATCTGCGATTTCCCGGTCTGGGTAGGCTGGCGCAAGGCTACCGCAATCTTGCGCGAAGGAGTGATCAGAGCACGGCTCAACGGCGCCGAGAGGCTGGTCCCTGTGTACTTCATCGACAACTATCACTACTTCGACAGGGACAACATGTACATGTACTTCGACGAGGCCGAGAGGTTCTCGTTCTTCTCCAGGGCGATACTGGAGATGATCCGCTATCTAGGTTGGGCGCCACATATCATTCACTGCAACGACTGGCAGACGGGGCCGGTGCCGCTCCTCCTCCGAGAGCAGTATTCCCGTGACCCGTTCTATCAGGGGATCGCGACCGTCTTCACCATACACAACCTGCAGTACCAGGGGAACTATCCCAAGGACACGCTGCACCTCCTGGGCCTCGGCGATGAGTACTTCACCCCTGAGCGGATCGAGTTCTACGGAGACGTAAGCTTCATGAAAGCAGGGATCCTGTACGCGGACGTGATCAACACTGTGAGCAAGACGTATGCCAAGGAGATCCAGACCCCTGAGTTCGGGCAGAGGATGGACGGGGTCCTTCGAACGCGCGCAAGAGACCTGCACGGTATACTGAACGGCCTCAACTACCACGAGTTCAATCCCGAGACCGACGCGCGAATCTACAGAAACTACGGTGTGGGGAACATCGAGGACAAGAAGGAGAACAAGTACGCGCTGCAGCGCGACATGAACCTCCCAGCGTCAACCTCTCCGCTTCTGGGGGTGGTGTCTCGCCTCGTCGACCAGAAGGGGCTCGACCTGATCGCCGATGCCATGGATGAGATGATGAGGATGGATCTCCAGTTCGTGTTGCTCGGCACCGGGGATCCGTACTACGAGAATCTCTTCCGCTCCCTGAGGCAGAGGCACCCTGACAACATGGCGGTGGAGATAGGGTTCAACGTCGTGCTCGCCCAACGGATCTACGCTGGGTGCGACATGTTCCTCATGCCGTCCAGGTTCGAGCCAGGCGGACTCGGTCAACTCATAGCGATGCGTTACGGGACTGTCCCGATAGTGAGGGGCACGGGTGGACTCGCGGACACCGTCACGAACTACGAGCCGGAGAGGCAGGCCGGCAACGGATTCACGTTCGCCGAGTACTCGCCCGGGGCTCTGTTGGACGCAGTGGGGCGCGCCATAGAAGTGTACAACGACAAGCGCAGGTGGGCCGCGCTCGTCGAGAATGTGATGCGTCACGACTTCTCGTGGAACAGGTCGGCAGCGGAGTACATGGGGCTCTATGGGATAGCCAGGAACAAGCTGGAGGCGGTTCCCGTGCCTGCGTGA
- the pflB gene encoding formate C-acetyltransferase — MEDCYSGFVGTRWRQHIDVRDFIICNYEPYEGDGTFLVGPTRRTRALWERCLSLLEEERRRGGVYSVDARTVAGITSHPPGYIHRDLEIIVGLQTDEPLKRAINPWGGIRMVEMACNEYGADLEPRVCETFHKYRRTHNEGVFAVYTDEMRALRRCGVITGLPDAYGRGRIIGDYRRVALYGVDRLIQEKVGDLRSPQLTTITVDTIRLREEVHDQILALEELKEMARSYGYDVSRPANSAREAFQWLYFAYLGAIKQQNGAAMSLGRVSTFLDIYLERDLRRGALTEDEAQELVDDFVIKLRMARQLRTRSYDELFAGDPLWVTESIGGMTLDGRPLVTKTSFRMLQTLYNLGPAPEPNLTILWSKDLPRPFKEFVCRASYDTSSIQYENDDLMRPLFGDDYAIACCVSAMRVGKEMQFFGARSNLPKALLLTLNGGLDEISGERVAPELYRAREEPLEFGPVWDAFTRMLGWLAGKYVDTMNVIHYMHDKYAYESLEMALHDTHVGRFMAFGVAGLSVLADSLSAIRYARVTPRLDSRGIATEFDVEGDFPKFGNNDDRVDSLARDSVVLFHEKLRERPAYRDAKHTLSVLTITSNVVYGKMTGSTPDGRKRGEPFAPGANPMHGRDTHGAVASLASVAKIPYEHAMDGISYTFSITPKALGKTPREAISNLAGLIDGYFAKGGHHMNVNVFRRETLVDAMEHPEKYPQLTIRVSGYAVNFVKLTREQQEEVLARTIFER; from the coding sequence CTGGAGGACTGTTACTCGGGCTTTGTCGGTACACGTTGGCGTCAGCACATCGACGTGCGGGACTTCATCATTTGCAACTACGAGCCTTACGAGGGAGACGGCACGTTCCTCGTGGGTCCGACGCGCCGTACGAGGGCGCTTTGGGAGCGGTGTCTCTCCCTTCTCGAGGAGGAAAGGCGCCGCGGCGGGGTGTACTCGGTGGACGCCAGGACCGTCGCTGGAATAACGAGCCATCCGCCCGGCTACATTCACCGCGACCTCGAGATAATCGTGGGGCTTCAGACCGACGAGCCTCTCAAGAGAGCCATCAATCCGTGGGGCGGCATCCGCATGGTGGAAATGGCCTGCAACGAGTACGGGGCCGACCTCGAACCCAGGGTATGTGAGACGTTCCACAAGTACCGGAGGACCCACAACGAAGGCGTGTTCGCAGTGTACACCGATGAAATGCGCGCTCTCAGGCGGTGTGGCGTCATAACGGGCTTGCCTGACGCGTACGGTCGCGGACGAATCATCGGCGACTATCGAAGGGTCGCGCTGTACGGAGTTGATCGCCTCATCCAAGAGAAGGTCGGCGACCTACGAAGCCCGCAGCTGACGACTATCACCGTAGACACCATCAGGCTGCGCGAGGAGGTTCACGACCAGATCCTCGCCCTCGAAGAGCTGAAGGAGATGGCGCGCTCCTACGGTTACGACGTCTCGAGACCCGCCAACTCCGCCCGCGAGGCGTTCCAGTGGCTTTACTTCGCCTACCTTGGCGCAATCAAGCAGCAAAACGGCGCCGCGATGTCCCTCGGGAGAGTCAGCACTTTCCTGGACATCTACCTCGAGCGCGATCTGCGTCGGGGTGCGCTCACGGAGGATGAGGCTCAAGAGCTGGTTGACGACTTCGTGATCAAGCTCCGCATGGCTAGGCAGCTTCGCACGCGATCGTACGACGAGCTCTTCGCGGGAGACCCCCTGTGGGTTACGGAATCCATAGGTGGAATGACGCTGGACGGCCGGCCTCTCGTCACGAAGACCAGCTTTCGGATGTTGCAGACCCTGTATAACCTCGGGCCTGCTCCAGAGCCCAACCTCACGATCCTCTGGTCAAAGGACCTTCCCAGGCCTTTCAAGGAGTTCGTCTGTAGGGCATCGTACGACACGAGTTCCATTCAGTACGAGAACGACGATCTCATGCGGCCTCTCTTCGGAGACGACTACGCCATCGCTTGCTGCGTCTCAGCGATGAGGGTCGGGAAGGAGATGCAGTTCTTCGGGGCGAGGTCCAATCTCCCGAAGGCGCTTCTCCTCACCCTGAACGGCGGCCTGGACGAGATCTCCGGAGAGAGAGTCGCTCCCGAGCTCTACCGGGCGCGAGAGGAGCCTCTCGAGTTCGGACCCGTGTGGGATGCCTTCACGAGGATGCTGGGGTGGCTCGCCGGAAAGTACGTTGACACGATGAACGTCATTCACTACATGCACGATAAGTACGCATACGAGAGCCTTGAGATGGCGCTTCATGACACGCACGTGGGGAGGTTCATGGCCTTTGGAGTCGCGGGCCTGTCTGTGCTCGCGGACTCGCTCTCCGCGATCCGGTACGCGCGGGTGACGCCTCGGCTCGACTCCCGGGGGATCGCTACGGAGTTCGACGTAGAAGGCGACTTCCCTAAGTTCGGCAACAACGACGACCGGGTCGATTCCCTCGCCCGGGACTCGGTCGTGCTCTTCCATGAGAAGCTCAGGGAGCGTCCCGCGTACAGGGACGCCAAGCATACCCTCTCCGTCCTCACGATCACCAGCAACGTGGTGTACGGGAAGATGACAGGATCCACGCCAGACGGAAGGAAGCGAGGAGAGCCCTTCGCACCTGGCGCCAACCCCATGCACGGGCGAGACACTCACGGCGCCGTCGCCTCCCTGGCGTCGGTCGCCAAGATCCCTTACGAACATGCCATGGACGGCATCTCGTACACGTTTTCGATCACGCCCAAAGCCCTCGGGAAGACACCCCGGGAAGCCATCTCGAACCTAGCTGGCCTCATAGACGGGTATTTCGCCAAGGGTGGGCATCACATGAACGTGAACGTGTTCCGACGAGAGACCCTCGTGGACGCCATGGAGCACCCTGAGAAATACCCGCAGCTGACCATAAGGGTGTCGGGGTACGCCGTGAACTTCGTCAAGCTTACTCGCGAGCAGCAGGAGGAAGTCCTGGCAAGGACCATTTTCGAGAGATGA
- a CDS encoding ABC transporter permease produces MSLGALSGALEQGLVYAVMALGVYITFRVLNFPDLTVDGSFPLGAAVAAKLISTGVDPVLATAVAPVLGFVAGTTTGVLNTKLRISGLLAGILTMTALYSVNLRIMGRANIPLLRSATVLTTLHGLGVPGSVAALLLFLVAAVVVKVVLDVFLRTEFGLALRATGDNEVMIRSLGVNTDSMKIIGLGLSNALVALSGAMVAQYQGFADIGMGIGMVVAGLASVIVGGAVIAPATIGLATFSVVAGSVVYRFAVFVALRMGFAPTDLKIVTAVLVVIALSAPAIRSSLGMERRRALTHGKVDAPSQNVPARND; encoded by the coding sequence TTGTCCCTTGGCGCACTCAGTGGAGCCCTGGAACAGGGATTGGTATACGCGGTGATGGCTCTTGGGGTATACATAACGTTTCGGGTCCTCAACTTCCCAGACCTCACCGTTGACGGGAGTTTCCCGCTGGGTGCGGCTGTTGCTGCGAAGTTGATATCCACCGGGGTCGACCCGGTCCTCGCGACCGCGGTGGCCCCGGTCCTCGGCTTCGTTGCGGGAACGACGACAGGGGTTCTCAACACGAAGCTGAGGATCTCTGGGCTTCTTGCCGGAATACTCACCATGACCGCTCTTTACTCGGTGAATCTGCGCATAATGGGGAGAGCGAACATCCCGCTCTTGCGCAGTGCCACCGTGCTGACGACCTTGCACGGCCTCGGAGTTCCCGGCTCCGTCGCAGCGCTGCTCCTCTTCCTGGTAGCGGCGGTAGTGGTCAAGGTGGTGCTGGATGTCTTTCTTCGTACCGAATTCGGCCTCGCTCTGCGTGCGACCGGGGACAACGAGGTCATGATTCGTAGCCTCGGAGTGAACACCGACTCCATGAAGATCATAGGCCTGGGCCTGTCCAACGCGCTAGTTGCACTTTCAGGGGCTATGGTCGCTCAGTACCAGGGCTTCGCTGATATCGGCATGGGAATCGGAATGGTGGTCGCGGGGCTTGCGTCCGTAATCGTCGGTGGGGCTGTCATTGCCCCCGCGACCATCGGCCTCGCCACGTTCAGCGTGGTGGCAGGGTCGGTGGTGTACAGGTTCGCCGTGTTCGTGGCCCTCCGGATGGGTTTCGCCCCGACCGACCTGAAGATCGTGACAGCCGTCCTCGTCGTGATAGCTCTGTCCGCGCCCGCTATCAGGTCGAGCCTAGGTATGGAAAGGAGGCGGGCTCTGACTCATGGTAAAGTTGACGCACCTTCGCAAAACGTTCCTGCCAGGAACGACTAA
- the pflA gene encoding pyruvate formate-lyase-activating protein, with translation MTEREERGREDARAVTGYVHSVETMGTVDDGGIRFVLFMQGCAMRCVFCHNPDTWLRLGREVTVDDVMREILDYKPFFEASGGGVTVSGGEPLLQHRFVRALFEQCGAHGLHRALDTAGYCKHGCFESVLDCTDLLLFSVKVVDQEKHVRLTGVKNDVILANLRLAAERGTNIVVRYVLIPTVNDSERDLCDVAKLVASLGDRVEADILPYDRMGVSKWKQLGLDCALDGVPEPTERDLARACRVFREHSVRLRTDFAQE, from the coding sequence ATGACCGAGCGCGAGGAGCGGGGACGAGAGGACGCACGAGCCGTTACCGGGTACGTCCACTCCGTCGAGACCATGGGCACCGTGGACGATGGCGGGATACGGTTCGTCCTGTTCATGCAGGGCTGTGCCATGAGGTGCGTGTTCTGCCACAATCCCGACACCTGGCTGCGTCTCGGCCGCGAAGTGACGGTGGACGACGTCATGAGGGAGATCCTCGATTACAAGCCTTTCTTCGAGGCGTCGGGCGGCGGGGTCACTGTCTCCGGGGGCGAGCCGCTTCTGCAGCACAGGTTCGTGAGGGCTTTGTTCGAGCAGTGCGGCGCCCACGGTCTTCACCGCGCCCTCGACACGGCGGGCTACTGCAAACATGGATGCTTCGAGTCAGTGCTCGACTGCACAGATCTCCTGCTCTTTTCGGTCAAGGTGGTGGATCAAGAGAAGCACGTGAGGCTCACGGGGGTTAAAAACGACGTGATCCTCGCGAACCTCCGCCTTGCAGCGGAGCGTGGGACGAACATCGTGGTGAGGTACGTCCTGATCCCGACCGTCAACGACTCGGAACGCGACCTTTGCGACGTAGCGAAGCTCGTGGCGTCGCTGGGCGACAGGGTGGAGGCGGACATCCTTCCCTACGACCGCATGGGCGTATCCAAGTGGAAACAGCTCGGCCTCGATTGCGCCCTTGATGGAGTGCCTGAACCCACCGAGCGCGATCTCGCCAGGGCGTGCCGCGTTTTCCGGGAGCACTCAGTGAGGCTCCGAACGGACTTCGCCCAAGAGTAG
- the galT gene encoding galactose-1-phosphate uridylyltransferase, whose protein sequence is MPELRRDPASRTWVVIATERSRRPSDFRVPRDERKGGACPFCYGNEHMTPPEVLALGRRNGAPNTEGWSVRVVPNKFPALTFEAGAPGGETLADDGSPDGPSGLYQGIPAVGVHEVLVESPDHDSTFGTHSQSQMEDVLEAMVARARALSRDNRLSYLQIFKNWGRVGGASLEHTHCQLIATPIVPNVIEEELEVAREHYDKTGECVYCDIIKAEAATQTRVVERSSHFMAFCPYAARLPFETWIAPTAHSARFEEMSGEELSDLAGVLRRTLRRFELAFEALPYNLLWHTSPWTGDFGAYYHWHLELVPRLAIIAGFELGTGYYINPTAPEAAAASLREHEPGTVERAGDQVNVESPSGEDRALGPAPTSVEEGALQK, encoded by the coding sequence CGCCCTTCGGATTTCCGGGTGCCCCGGGACGAGAGGAAGGGCGGGGCGTGCCCGTTCTGCTACGGTAATGAGCACATGACCCCGCCGGAAGTGCTGGCGCTCGGCCGGCGCAACGGCGCCCCCAACACAGAGGGCTGGTCCGTGCGGGTCGTGCCAAACAAATTTCCCGCCCTCACGTTTGAGGCTGGTGCCCCGGGGGGCGAGACGCTGGCCGACGACGGCTCGCCGGATGGCCCCAGCGGGTTGTACCAGGGTATCCCCGCGGTAGGAGTCCACGAAGTGCTCGTGGAGTCGCCGGACCACGACTCGACCTTCGGCACTCACTCTCAAAGCCAGATGGAAGACGTGCTCGAGGCGATGGTGGCGAGAGCCAGGGCGCTTTCCCGCGACAATAGGCTGAGTTATCTCCAGATCTTCAAGAACTGGGGCCGTGTTGGGGGCGCCTCGCTCGAGCATACCCACTGCCAGCTCATCGCCACACCTATTGTGCCCAACGTGATCGAAGAGGAACTCGAGGTCGCGCGCGAGCACTATGATAAGACCGGGGAATGCGTGTACTGTGACATCATCAAGGCGGAGGCCGCCACTCAGACGCGGGTAGTCGAGAGGTCCTCTCACTTCATGGCGTTCTGTCCCTACGCTGCGAGGCTTCCCTTCGAGACTTGGATTGCGCCCACCGCGCACAGCGCCAGGTTCGAGGAGATGAGCGGGGAAGAGCTTTCCGACCTCGCCGGGGTCCTGCGTCGCACTCTTAGACGGTTCGAGCTTGCGTTTGAGGCCCTTCCGTACAATCTCCTCTGGCATACGAGTCCGTGGACGGGCGATTTTGGAGCATACTATCATTGGCACCTCGAGCTCGTTCCGCGCCTCGCCATCATAGCAGGCTTCGAGCTTGGCACGGGGTACTACATCAATCCCACGGCTCCTGAGGCCGCAGCGGCATCCCTGCGTGAACACGAGCCCGGTACAGTGGAGAGGGCCGGGGACCAGGTGAATGTCGAAAGCCCATCCGGAGAGGATCGGGCGTTGGGGCCGGCCCCAACGAGCGTGGAGGAAGGGGCACTGCAGAAGTGA